The following are encoded in a window of Brettanomyces bruxellensis chromosome 9, complete sequence genomic DNA:
- a CDS encoding uncharacterized protein (SECRETED:SignalP(1-20)), whose protein sequence is MKKIFVLFFLGSLLLAVTQGNCGLICGGKNTMEYIKDLLLPLKNSFFTNRSSKINSAMRNIPTFTLPHTGDKIPAVAFGSGSKHRLRKWSDPKLSKDTVDEPIVKIIMDALKAGFNHLDTAESYLTRIEIGEALKRSGVDRSKLWITDKYNQGWILDDGQVLRSGSPSGPYESLKKGLKVMGLKYVDLFLIHGPYFSPQTCDITLEEAWKQMERIQKEGLAHNIGVSNFNASRLKKLYEIADVKPQVDQVEYHLYEQEPDLIEFCKDHDIFVEAYTPLTPMFASKVGENRPLNPIIDKLCHKYHVEPNQLLLRWVYQSGVLPITTSSKLSRMTETFKIFDFELEKADFDLLQKVGKSFHYRHYFHNIFENDH, encoded by the coding sequence ATGAAAAAgatttttgtgctttttttcctcggCAGTCTTCTATTGGCAGTAACACAAGGGAATTGTGGATTGATCTGTGGTGGTAAGAATACCATGGAATATATTAAGGATCTACTACTTCCTTTGAagaattcattttttacCAACAGAAGTTCCAAAATAAATTCTGCAATGAGAAATATTCCTACATTCACACTACCACATACAGGGGATAAAATCCCGGCTGTGGCATTTGGGTCTGGATCCAAGCACAGATTGAGGAAATGGAGTGACCCAAAATTGTCAAAAGATACTGTTGATGAGCCGATAGTCAAAATTATAATGGATGCACTTAAAGCAGGCTTTAATCATCTTGACACTGCTGAAAGTTATCTGACAAGAATTGAGATCGGAGAAGCGTTAAAACGCTCTGGTGTGGACAGATCAAAACTTTGGATAACCGACAAGTACAATCAGGGCTGGATATTAGATGATGGCCAAGTTCTTCGTTCTGGTTCACCTTCCGGACCGTATGAATCGTTAAAGAAGGGTCTTAAGGTGATGGGACTCAAGTATGTGGATCTGTTTTTGATTCATGGTCCGTATTTCAGCCCTCAAACCTGCGATATTACGTTAGAAGAAGCATGGAAACAGATGGAGAgaattcaaaaagaaggtCTTGCTCACAATATCGGAGTGTCCAACTTCAATGCTTCGAGATTAAAGAAACTTTATGAGATAGCCGATGTCAAGCCGCAGGTCGACCAGGTTGAATATCATCTCTATGAGCAAGAGCCAGATCTCATAGAGTTTTGCAAAGACCACgatatatttgttgaagCTTACACACCACTAACGCCGATGTTTGCCTCAAAAGTTGGTGAGAATAGACCTTTGAATCCAATAATAGACAAGCTGTGTCACAAGTATCATGTGGAGCCAAATCAGCTTCTTCTCCGCTGGGTGTACCAATCTGGAGTTTTGCCAATCACTACATCTTCTAAGTTGAGTAGAATGACCGAGACATTCAAGATTTTCGACTTTGAACTAGAAAAAGCCGACTttgatcttcttcagaAGGTTGGAAAATCATTCCATTACAGACACTACTTCCATAATATCTTCGAAAACGACCATTAG
- a CDS encoding uncharacterized protein (BUSCO:EOG09261N20): protein MHEIITLSFSQRSNCIATHLYNVAESRLQNVNDEFVDNSVLLESKPGQFGSTINYYPRALLWDYNNGFGSLNPSEYFESKPDVEALKKLYPNVVTTGPSTLKNQYQKALDQGTKTEGLANLSDMRCWSDYSRVIYRPESLLKLNRWDYSFDHCKGHLRSHPEIEFGTYDVGVDEFSDEENVTGAEAVEENFRKVLEECDTLTGLNVITEGDTAWGGFSSEFLSMIRDEYISGTPIVTWSLTRNAGWQSLPVFDRMSRIKTLRSLSSVSSLYIPLNTEPSIAQQCAKKHSTWAISSYQSVILDSLMTLLSQRKNRWSMGDFVNGLTRGNEKRKIVTSSSINDHNMSPERMFEGKKSTNAHGSHVFARSVINRPLPGKQTGLNENELKEVCGFEDLINNGADSLNLKAYNIVEPFDNRLDSFPEEFRKQEFSWCSFNITNKPQRYFGEMADYISHYCKNDEREELKDDLSSMEEQYYWADESSDTDYE from the coding sequence ATGCACGAGATAATCACACTTTCGTTTTCTCAAAGGTCGAATTGTATTGCAACGCATCTTTATAATGTTGCCGAATCCAGACTACAGAATGTGAATGATGAATTCGTAGATAATTCAGTTTTACTTGAAAGCAAACCAGGGCAATTTGGAAGTACGATTAATTACTATCCAAGGGCGCTATTATGGGATTATAACAATGGATTTGGGTCGTTGAATCCTTCCGAATACTTTGAATCAAAACCAGATGTTGaagcattaaaaaaattgtacCCTAATGTGGTAACCACTGGACCGAGTACGCTGAAGAATCAATATCAAAAGGCTCTTGACCAAGGTACAAAGACAGAGGGTCTAGCAAATTTATCTGATATGAGATGCTGGTCAGATTACTCAAGAGTCATATATCGGCCAGAATCATTATTAAAACTAAATAGATGGGACTATTCGTTTGATCACTGTAAAGGTCATTTGAGATCACATCCAGAGATAGAGTTCGGGACATATGATGTTGGTGTAGATGAATTCtctgatgaagaaaatgtcaCTGGAGCAGAAgcagttgaagaaaacttCAGAAAAGTTTTAGAAGAATGTGATACACTAACTGGATTGAATGTGATAACAGAAGGAGATACTGCTTGGGGAGGATTCTCTTCCGAATTTCTTTCTATGATCAGAGatgaatatatttcaggAACTCCAATAGTAACGTGGTCGTTAACAAGGAACGCAGGTTGGCAGAGTTTGCCTGTATTTGACAGAATGTCCCGGATCAAGACCCTCAGGTCATTATCTTCAGTTTCATCATTGTATATTCCATTGAACACAGAGCCATCCATTGCCCAACAATGCGCAAAGAAGCATTCAACTTGGGCTATTTCAAGTTATCAAAGTGTGATACTAGATTCTCTGATGACATTACTTTCTCAAAGGAAGAATAGATGGAGTATGGGTGATTTTGTCAATGGACTAACCAGGGGaaacgaaaaaagaaagatagtCACTTCATCAAGTATCAATGACCACAATATGTCGCCCGAAAGAATGTTTGAGGGTAAGAAAAGCACCAATGCACACGGAAGTCATGTTTTTGCGCGGTCAGTTATCAACAGACCTTTACCTGGCAAGCAGACTGGGctaaatgaaaatgaattaaaaGAAGTATGCGGGTTTGAAGACTTGATCAATAATGGAGCCGATAGTCTAAATTTAAAGGCATATAATATTGTAGAACCGTTTGACAATAGGTTGGATTCTTTCCCAGAGGAATTTAGAAAGCAGGAGTTTTCTTGGTGTTCGTTTAATATCACTAATAAGCCTCAGAGGTATTTTGGAGAGATGGCCGATTACATTTCACATTATTGCAAGAATGATGAGAGGGAAGAACTTAAGGATGatctttcttctatggAGGAACAATATTACTGGGCAGACGAGAGCAGTGATACGGATTACGAATAA